In the Zingiber officinale cultivar Zhangliang chromosome 5A, Zo_v1.1, whole genome shotgun sequence genome, aaatattttttaattaaatttaattaaaaatattatagatGTAACACTCCTATCTAAAACAGCTATTTAGTAATTGTTACCAGAATATAACTAGTATTCAAGGACaactataataaatttaaataatttttataatatttaagtattttaattaagtttaatcattttaatcaaattaataaaaaaatatataaaaatcttctatatatataatagtttcagttttattttaactttaaaaataattattataaaagagaaaaaaacatattatttgtattttattttatcttttaaataaaaGAGATAACTCGATGCATGAAATTTTCCCAAAGAGAGAAATAATGTTTATAAATCTTTGTCACAACTACAACTAATTTTTGACCCATTCATTTGGGCCACCAAATGAGACCTTAAAAGGAGGAGAAAGCTTAAGGTTTGAGATAATTAAAAGATGATTAACGTGAGTAGATATTAAAATAACACTCTTCTGATTTCTAcccaattattattattattattttttaaaaaataattatgattgaTAAGGTAGTATTTAGGTTTCAAAccattatcattttaaaattagatttttttaatactGTCAATTAGCATTAAAGagacattaaattttttttaataaaaatagttatttttttttaattagtagGTAGCGTTGCGAGTGACGAGTGTAGCAGCCGAAGAAGTAACGAAAAGGGGCAGGAATCGACTGTCTGCAATATACTTCTGATTCCTCCTTTTTTCACTTCATCACTTCATTATTATAATACCTTTCGCAGCGCAGCGTCCATGCCGTCCCGCTTCCCTCCGCCCCCACTGGCCGACGCCGGCGTCGCCCACCATCGCCACGGACACCTCATTACCGTCGCGGCCATCGCAGGCACTGTCGCAGTTCTCTCCGTCCTCTCCGTCGCTCTTTTGGTGCTCCTCTACCGCTGCTTCGGTCGCATCCGAGCCGCTGCAGGAGCGCCCCCCTCCCCCCACCCGCACCCTCCCGGCCCCCTCCGCCGGTTCACCTACTCGCAGCTCCGCGGCGCCACCGGCTCCTTCGATCCCTCGCGCCGCCTCGGGCAGGGCGGCTTCGGCCCCGTCTTCCGCGGCGCCCTCCCGTCCGGAGAGGAAGTCGCCGTCAAGCTCATGGACTCGTGTGGCTCTCTCCAGGGCGAGCGCGAGTTCCACAACGAGCTCGCCCTCGCTGCGAAGATCCTTACTTCTGTTCCGGCCTCCGATGCCGCCGTCGTGCCCGCTGTTGGATACTGCTTCGACGATGTGAACGGCTCGCGGCGGTGGTGGCGGTGGAGGAGGCGGCGGGAAGCGTGGGAGTCGGTGGAGGACGCTGAGGCCGCAGCGGTGGGCGGGGCTTTGCCGAGGCGAAAGCTTCTACTGGTCTACCAACTGATGCACAACGGGAGCCTCCAGGATGCGCTGCTGGATCGCCGCTGCGCGGACCTGTCGGACTGGGACCGGCGGTTCGCGGTGGTGCTCGACGTCGCTCGCGGCCTCCACTTCCTCCACGCTATCTGCGATCCGCCTGTGATACACGGCGACATCAAGCCCAGCAATATACTCCTCGATTCGCGCCTCTCGGCCAAGATCGCCGATTTTGGCCTCGCACGCCTCAGATCCGCGGTCTCCGCCGAGGAGGAGGTTGCTGTTCGCGTCGATCCCGAAGCGGATGCGACGAACGATTCCAAAATGTCGGAAACGGAGAGGAAAAAGGATTTTCCGCTCGGAAGCGGGGAGGATGACTCCTCGATCTTTGCGATTGGAGAGACGGCGGAGAGCGTGACGACCACAGCTACTGGTTTCGAGGAGCAAGTGATGAACGGCGGGGCGAATGGCTATGCTCCGACCGATAGATCGGCGGATGAAGATGAGGGTTTCACGGTGGCATCGCCAGTCACTGCCGCTGATGCAGCCTCGGTTTCTGAAACCGGAACAGGCTTCGATAAGGCGAGCGTGGACAGTGGCTCCCGGAAGGGCTTCAAGAAGAAGGCCGGCGCTTCATCGGGCAAGGACTGGTGGTGGAAACAGGACATGAACGGCGGCGGGCCAAACTCCGAAACCGGGGGCAGCGTGAAGGACTACGTTATGGAATGGATACGATCGGAGATCAAGAAAGAGAGGCCGAAAAGCGATTGGGCGACGGACTCAACGGCAACGGCCGCCGATGAGTGCCTTCCTAAGCCATCGAACACTGGGAGATCGGAGCGGAAGAGGGCGCATCGAAGGCTGGAATGGTGGGCTTCGCTGGACGATGCGACCCTAAGGAAGAAAGAGAAGAGCCGGCCTGCGAGGGAGTGGTGGCGCGAGGAGTTCTGCGATGAGCTGACCAAGAAGCAAAAGCGGCGTGCAATCGGCAAGTCCGCGAGCAGCCTCGGCAGATGCGAAGACCAACAATGGTGGCCGAACGACGACGAGTTGGCTTCGCCGTCATcgggaaggaggaagaggaggaggaagaagaggagccgCGGCGGCAGCCGAGGCAACATCGACTGGTGGATAGACCGGATCTCCGGCGAGATGGGGCCGGCGAGAAAGTATAACCGGGACTGTGTCAGCGTGGACATCCCCAAAAGCGGGACGGTGAGCAGCACCCCCAGCATGAGGGGCACCGTCTGCTACGTCGCGCCGGAGTACGGCGGCGGCGGACCACTCTCGGAAAAATGCGACATTTACAGCTTCGGCGTTCTTCTTCTGGTCATCGTTTCAGGGCGGCGGCCGCTGCAGGTGACGGCGTCGCCCATGTCGGAGTTCGAGCGAGCCAACCTCATCTCATGGGCACGCCACCTCGCCCACTTGGGGAGGCTGCTGGATCTTCTGGACCCCTCCCTCCGGTGCGTCGACAGGGAGCAGGCCCTTCTCTGCATCACGGTGGCGCTGCTCTGCCTGCAGAGGTCTCCTACTCGTCGGCCCTCAACCAAGGACATACTCGGAATGCTCACCGGTGAGTCGGAGCCTCCACTCCTCCCTCTTGAATTCTCCCCATCGCCGCCGGGAGGTTTCTCCTTCAAGTCCCGCAAGAAGGCTCGGTGAGTTGTCTTACATTCCGGCAAGATCGATCTTTTAGTTAATCTTAGCGGCTACTGCTGTACATTTTACATCGATTTGCAATCGGAGGTAGAAAAAATTGAACTTAAAAATTTCTATTTTGATTGGATAATGATTGATCTACAATTTTTTGTTCTCTGCTCGCAATGAATCAATTCATCAAAGTTTCATCTCTTACAAAGTCATTCTCGTAAAGGTCCGTATGATTCTGTTAACTGCACTTTGTTTTGTTTATAAACATGCTTTGAGCTGTGGTTTGCTGGGCTACACATTCTGTCTCTTGGTGcatacaacttttttttttttcataaaggtGTCACAGATGATTTCTGCTTGCTTTTCCTGCTGAAAGTTCTATGTGTCTTTTGACTTTCTAAACTCTAAAGTGTCTGTGACttgattttatgattcaatcacTTTTCTGTCCttgccaaaaatatgattttttatgATGTATTTAGGGTAGTTCATTGTTCAGTTCAAATTGCAAAACTGAAGtgaaacaaaatttgaaaaatctcaGGTCTAgtagtatttttattttctcttcttatAAATAGGTTAGATACGGTTTGCTTTGAAAATATGGAATTTCAATTGGCTATCTTTGAAACCAAGTTCAGTTTGTTTACTAGGAAAAGGGCAAATTTGGTGGTCTTTTTGTTGTTTGAATCAAATGAACACCTTTATGAGTGTGTACAAAGCAACAAAATGCTTCAAAAGTATGTGAaacaaattgaaattttgaagcaTGATATCGAAGTGAAACCCAAATTTAGTTTCTTTGGTTTATGGTGGCATGCATCTTAGTAGGCTTGCCTTATTCTTTTTCAAATCTCTTTCTAAAATTTTACAGATACCCTCATCCGCCATTCATATCCCGTGTTGCTTTAAAGGATGTTAGTTTCTATGACTGACAATAATTAGATTTTGTTGATGCTCTAAGTTGACATCCTGAACAGCTATGGATGAGATTACAAGGTTACATCTTTTCATGATTAGTTATCTCAAAATTTCTTCACAAGTTGGTGAATTCCTTTGTTTGAACTCTTTAGATATGATGATAACTCGACAAGCCTGTAGAGTATTAGTATAGTTCAGCCAGTGGAATTTTACGAAAAGATTTTAAAGCAGACATGACTATCTAAAATGTACAAGTTCGATATCGTATCTTAGACAAATATCTAGCAGAAAAAGAAGCATCTGTGATGGCAAATGAGATGTTGGTGAAACTGATGTTTCTCGATACTTGAATGGCCGATAATGATAATGCGTTTTACGTAGTATCTTCTTAGAATTACTTGGCTAGAAACTCATAATATAGGGGTTATTTGATGTTGATTTCGGCATGGGaagaatgtaatttgggattatcTGATTCGGATTTAGGAGACATTGTCGCAGGTGCATTTCGGATCTCCGAGAGAACAAGATACatatggagacaagagtttaggTAGTGTTAACAGCGAGATGTTTTCATTTTAGGCAGAATTTAGTGATCTTTGCTACAAGGTGTGACCTTTTTATTGTATTTTGACCTCATATTACATAGACTTGAACTCTCTGTCCATGGAAGTAGATTTATATCGAACCATACTAAGTACTCATCTTtgcgtgtgtgtgtgtgtatttgtgcAATTTTACTTCGTATTTTAGAGGGAAATTGACTATTGTACAGTGTTGATTTTTAGTGAAAGTGATTTCACATTTTAGAGGTATAGAATTGGTTAACTAAGAGGAAATCTATAACCTCCGGAAATGGTGATGGCAGAACGCTTTCTTTATTTATCACACATCTAAAAATCACGCTACAAATCATATGGACTGAAAAATTCTCACATACACTTAATGTGGTACAGAGATATCTCATGATCAAAGACAGGTTCAAAGGTTTGAGTGAAATTCGAGTGGAATTAATGTTGTTTATTTCTTGTTTCTCAATGAGGTTGAGTTATTACGCGAGGACTAAACAACCCTAAAAATCATATGGAATACTGTCTTGATCATTGGATAAAATTTAGTTGAACTAAGCATTGCTATGGATACGAAATCAagatcaaagataaataattgaaGTCAAGAATGAGTTTAAACACTCATTTCTCATGTTAATTGTGATCGAAGAACAACAATCAAAATTGTagtaataaattaataataacgCTTGAGCTCTGCCTGGCAATTAATTTACAAGAATGCGAAAAACCATAGAGCAGTACGGTCTATGCACAAAGCTTCCTAAAGAAGAAAATATACAAAGCTAGCTTTTGGTGCTTGATGCCATTCGCCAAACTCCAGTCGATTTACCTTTGCGGGGATCCGGGTACATAAAGCTGGAAAAGGGTGGTGCTGGGAGTTGGATCGTATTGCATTATCTCAGCGGCTCGTTCAAACTCCTCCCTTAGGATTTTGATAGTGTACTTGTCGACGACACGGCCAAGGTCGTGTGAGATGTTGAATGGGTCCTCGATGCATATTAGGTGACGGTCATTTCCAATTCGTCTTGTCCAGTCCTTTGCTTCTTTACTGCAAGTTAGAACAGATATTTCAGAAAGGAGACATGAAGCCAACTAATCTTTCTTATGGAGCGAATGCTAATTTGAAGTTGGACTAGAGCTCATAGTTCGAATGAACGTTTTAAAAAAGGTATTAATATCTTAGATGAATGAAAGTATCTAGATAACAACAGGAGTGATAAAAGTTTAGCTTGATAATTTGAAGACAATCCAGCCAAGAAATAATTACTGAACAACAGGAAAAAGATAAATTCATGTCAAGAAATTCTTGCAGTAACTAAACTACTAATTTGTTTTTAAACAAAATGACATGACCTGATGAAGCTTCCTGTGCGAATAGATATAACATCGTTTGTATAATCATGATGATATGCCCAATATTGGAAGAACGACCATAGCAATCTTGCAATACTTTCTTTATTCCTGACACCAAATTCACGGAGCCTTTCAACTTGATCAAAGTAAGCGCAATTGGTATTCTCCACGGTAGTGTTGTAAGTTACATTCATTGCCTGACAAAAAAGAGGCAAGTTTAATCATCTTTAACCATATCCTTAGCAACAAGGAGTTGATATCAAAATTATGCAATGCTAACTATATTTGCAACCCTTCATTGAGTGACAATGGTTTAACAtatattcaaaatcaaataaatagCCAAGTATGTGCCTCTCTAGGTGCTCATTGTTTATGTTATTCAACAAAAACAACTTCAGCTCAAACTCTAAGAGCTCATTTAACTGTTGTGTATTAAAACAAACAGTTTGTCAAACAAAACGAGCTAGACTTCATAATCCTTAAAACAATACCAACTTAAGCAAGTAGCATATCGGCTGAGTGGTGTCCAAATTGTAGCCACAGTGTAATGCAAGTCTACACGAAACTATAGGAGGCGTGCAGCAAACTGAATGATCTAACTAGAATGGACATGGAGACGGTGGTATTTTGAGGATCATATTGTTATTTGTATGCCAAGTAGTCTTGGCTTCTACCATGCCCCCGGTGCATTCAACTGGTAGAGATGGCCAAAAATTGTATACTCAGGATAAAACAACAAAATTCCAATGTAAGCTATCATGAGTTATATAGATACttggaaataaaataaaacaaaataagaagGCTAAAATCTTGTTAAACAAATGAGATGACTAAAAACCAAGATTGTTTTATGTTGGTGAAATTTCTTAGAGAACTTACAGAGTTCAAACGATGGCATATTAGAAAAACAATGAAAACAATAAAACCAATTTACAGTGAAATGCAAATTCATTTTTATCTCTCTTAGAAAGTCATTTATTTCAAACTAAATTGTTCACTGCTCAGAAGTGACAAATCATATGAAATATGATTGACCTTTTTCAGCAGAATATCAAAAAGTATCACAGGGCCATATATGTTAACACAAAAGACTGAGATGCCAAATATTGTACTTTATGAAATCATCCTGATCCCATCAAAAAAGAGGCTGCATACCTGCAAACAAGGAAGAATTGCAGGTCTTCGTAGTTGTAGAAAGTGGATGCACATTAGCACATACCTGGAAAGAAATCACAGTCAATAAAAATTATCTACATGCAATATTCAGCCAGTAGATGCATAAAGCTTATTATTGTGCATCAGGAACACAACTTACGCATAACTAGAAAGTGTCCCTTGATATGTTTCATTGACACGGCGAGATTTGGCCCAATGTTTCACAATAAAAAC is a window encoding:
- the LOC121981817 gene encoding receptor-like serine/threonine-protein kinase At2g45590 isoform X1, whose translation is MPSRFPPPPLADAGVAHHRHGHLITVAAIAGTVAVLSVLSVALLVLLYRCFGRIRAAAGAPPSPHPHPPGPLRRFTYSQLRGATGSFDPSRRLGQGGFGPVFRGALPSGEEVAVKLMDSCGSLQGEREFHNELALAAKILTSVPASDAAVVPAVGYCFDDVNGSRRWWRWRRRREAWESVEDAEAAAVGGALPRRKLLLVYQLMHNGSLQDALLDRRCADLSDWDRRFAVVLDVARGLHFLHAICDPPVIHGDIKPSNILLDSRLSAKIADFGLARLRSAVSAEEEVAVRVDPEADATNDSKMSETERKKDFPLGSGEDDSSIFAIGETAESVTTTATGFEEQVMNGGANGYAPTDRSADEDEGFTVASPVTAADAASVSETGTGFDKASVDSGSRKGFKKKAGASSGKDWWWKQDMNGGGPNSETGGSVKDYVMEWIRSEIKKERPKSDWATDSTATAADECLPKPSNTGRSERKRAHRRLEWWASLDDATLRKKEKSRPAREWWREEFCDELTKKQKRRAIGKSASSLGRCEDQQWWPNDDELASPSSGRRKRRRKKRSRGGSRGNIDWWIDRISGEMGPARKYNRDCVSVDIPKSGTVSSTPSMRGTVCYVAPEYGGGGPLSEKCDIYSFGVLLLVIVSGRRPLQVTASPMSEFERANLISWARHLAHLGRLLDLLDPSLRCVDREQALLCITVALLCLQRSPTRRPSTKDILGMLTGESEPPLLPLEFSPSPPGGFSFKSRKKARRHCRRCISDLRENKIHMETRV
- the LOC121981817 gene encoding receptor-like serine/threonine-protein kinase At2g45590 isoform X2; the encoded protein is MPSRFPPPPLADAGVAHHRHGHLITVAAIAGTVAVLSVLSVALLVLLYRCFGRIRAAAGAPPSPHPHPPGPLRRFTYSQLRGATGSFDPSRRLGQGGFGPVFRGALPSGEEVAVKLMDSCGSLQGEREFHNELALAAKILTSVPASDAAVVPAVGYCFDDVNGSRRWWRWRRRREAWESVEDAEAAAVGGALPRRKLLLVYQLMHNGSLQDALLDRRCADLSDWDRRFAVVLDVARGLHFLHAICDPPVIHGDIKPSNILLDSRLSAKIADFGLARLRSAVSAEEEVAVRVDPEADATNDSKMSETERKKDFPLGSGEDDSSIFAIGETAESVTTTATGFEEQVMNGGANGYAPTDRSADEDEGFTVASPVTAADAASVSETGTGFDKASVDSGSRKGFKKKAGASSGKDWWWKQDMNGGGPNSETGGSVKDYVMEWIRSEIKKERPKSDWATDSTATAADECLPKPSNTGRSERKRAHRRLEWWASLDDATLRKKEKSRPAREWWREEFCDELTKKQKRRAIGKSASSLGRCEDQQWWPNDDELASPSSGRRKRRRKKRSRGGSRGNIDWWIDRISGEMGPARKYNRDCVSVDIPKSGTVSSTPSMRGTVCYVAPEYGGGGPLSEKCDIYSFGVLLLVIVSGRRPLQVTASPMSEFERANLISWARHLAHLGRLLDLLDPSLRCVDREQALLCITVALLCLQRSPTRRPSTKDILGMLTGESEPPLLPLEFSPSPPGGFSFKSRKKARCISDLRENKIHMETRV